The following proteins come from a genomic window of Vallitaleaceae bacterium 9-2:
- a CDS encoding SHOCT domain-containing protein, with product MMHGYNWFNNGGCMFGGGGYFGIWQYFIIIGVVLIIVALILMGRKKASNNEDAIETLKRMYVNGDISEEEYLKRKNVIERK from the coding sequence ATGATGCATGGATATAATTGGTTTAATAATGGAGGCTGCATGTTTGGTGGAGGCGGCTATTTTGGCATTTGGCAATACTTTATTATTATTGGTGTTGTTCTCATCATTGTTGCATTGATTTTGATGGGACGAAAAAAAGCAAGCAATAATGAAGATGCCATTGAAACGTTAAAACGCATGTATGTTAATGGGGATATATCAGAAGAAGAATATCTAAAGCGAAAAAATGTGATTGAAAGGAAGTAA